In Tenacibaculum pacificus, a single window of DNA contains:
- the tilS gene encoding tRNA lysidine(34) synthetase TilS, producing the protein MLQQLAKHIDTNFSFLKEKKLLIAISGGIDSVVLTHLLKQLNHTISLAHCNFQLRNDQSNLDEESVKKLGKTLNITVFSTRFETSKYASENKLSTQLAARKLRYDWFDELIKKHDFDYVLTGHHADDNLETVLINLTRGTGLDGLTGIPPVNGKIVRPLLIFSREQIEEFALKNDIKWREDASNSEIKYVRNKIRHQVIPVLKELNPSLLKAHHKTTDFLKQSQQIIVDKMEEVSAKIISKDNDLLKINISELLKLSTPKAYLYQLLKDYKFTEWNDVYKLIYAQSGKKVSTNYHTLLKDRDFLLLLHTNKKKPPENEQITIHRQTTKITSPVNLFFENDPKSTFININCILVDKNSLNYPLSIRKWETGDYFYPTGMIGKKKVSKYFKDEKLSIFEKESTWLLCTNDNEIIWIIGKRQDRRFLSSNETTELLRITN; encoded by the coding sequence ATGCTACAACAATTAGCAAAACATATAGACACTAATTTTTCGTTTTTAAAAGAGAAAAAACTCCTAATTGCTATTTCTGGAGGGATTGATAGCGTAGTTTTAACACATTTATTAAAGCAATTAAATCATACAATTTCATTAGCACATTGTAATTTTCAATTAAGAAATGACCAAAGTAATTTAGATGAAGAATCAGTTAAAAAATTAGGAAAAACATTAAATATTACGGTTTTTTCAACTCGATTTGAAACAAGTAAATACGCTTCTGAAAATAAATTATCAACCCAATTAGCAGCAAGAAAATTACGCTATGATTGGTTTGATGAATTAATAAAAAAACATGATTTTGATTATGTTTTAACAGGACATCATGCCGATGATAATTTAGAAACCGTTTTAATCAATCTAACAAGAGGTACAGGATTAGATGGTTTAACAGGAATCCCTCCGGTAAACGGAAAAATTGTACGTCCTTTACTAATATTTTCGAGAGAACAAATTGAAGAATTTGCATTAAAGAATGATATTAAATGGCGTGAAGATGCTAGTAATTCAGAAATAAAATATGTCAGAAATAAAATAAGACATCAAGTAATTCCTGTATTAAAAGAATTAAACCCTAGTTTATTAAAAGCCCATCATAAAACAACTGATTTCTTAAAACAATCTCAACAAATTATTGTTGATAAGATGGAAGAAGTATCAGCAAAAATTATTTCTAAAGATAATGATTTATTAAAAATTAATATTTCGGAACTATTAAAGTTATCTACCCCCAAAGCATACTTGTATCAACTTTTAAAAGACTATAAATTTACAGAATGGAATGATGTTTACAAGTTAATTTATGCTCAATCAGGTAAAAAAGTATCAACTAATTATCATACTTTACTAAAAGACAGAGATTTTTTATTACTTTTACATACTAACAAAAAAAAACCCCCTGAAAATGAACAAATTACAATACATAGACAAACTACTAAGATAACAAGCCCTGTAAATTTGTTTTTTGAAAACGATCCTAAGAGTACATTTATTAATATAAATTGTATTTTGGTTGATAAAAATTCATTAAATTACCCCCTCAGTATTAGGAAATGGGAAACTGGCGATTATTTTTACCCAACAGGTATGATTGGAAAGAAAAAAGTTAGTAAATATTTTAAAGATGAAAAATTATCAATTTTTGAAAAAGAAAGCACTTGGTTGCTTTGTACAAATGATAATGAAATTATATGGATTATAGGAAAACGACAAGATAGACGCTTTTTATCATCCAATGAAACAACAGAATTATTAAGAATAACTAATTAA
- a CDS encoding protein-disulfide reductase DsbD family protein, which translates to MKKLCTLFLLFLGLTVFSQSDDNPIVITPVVEKISETKYDLIFDIEIAEDWHLYSQYNPEDASLPMTISPAEGQTGYALNGKAIESKTESEFSEIWGKDEIFFVEEGKLVQRITVSDTSLTQVTLNLDAQVCKEYCLPFDEDFTFSLTGEKVSQTVTEVDDKSQAMSQSLNLNLKNTAVLKSTTKESSKEDGEASLINIFLLGFVGGLLAFLTPCVFPMVPLTVSFFTKHTEKKGKGIGSAVLYGAFIMIIYGLLSLPFHYLDTLDPEILNSISTNMWLNLFFFTILVFFAGSFFGFYELSLPSSWSNKADTASNIGGIIGIFFMALTLAIVSFSCTGPILGSLLAGSLGADGGAMQLSAGMIGFGLALALPFALFAMFPGWLNSLPKSGGWLNTVKVVLGFLELAFAFKFLSNADLVGHWDLFKREIFIGIWAITALLMSLYLFGVMGKKYGKISFFRVLLGGACFALFVYLAPGVLPKPLWNQNKLLSGFAPPQFHSIYKKDNKCPLSLNCFKDFEEGIAYAKSVNKPVLLDFTGWACVNCRKMEENIWVKPEIYSLINDDYVLISLYVDDHERQLPEEEQFDFIKPNGKVKRIRTYGDKWATLQVANFKTASQPFYVLMSPKLELLNSPQQYSDHTTYYNWLKTGLDNFNKN; encoded by the coding sequence ATGAAAAAATTATGTACTCTATTTTTATTATTCTTAGGTTTAACGGTCTTCTCTCAATCTGATGATAATCCTATAGTTATAACACCTGTCGTTGAAAAAATTTCGGAGACAAAATATGACTTAATTTTCGATATTGAAATTGCAGAAGATTGGCATTTATACTCTCAATACAATCCAGAAGATGCATCTTTACCAATGACTATTTCTCCTGCAGAAGGACAAACTGGATATGCTCTTAACGGAAAAGCAATAGAAAGTAAAACTGAATCTGAATTTAGTGAAATTTGGGGAAAAGATGAAATTTTCTTTGTAGAAGAAGGTAAATTAGTACAACGAATTACCGTTTCAGATACAAGTTTAACACAAGTTACTTTAAACTTAGATGCTCAAGTTTGTAAAGAATACTGCTTACCATTTGATGAGGATTTTACGTTTTCATTAACAGGTGAAAAAGTTTCACAAACTGTTACTGAGGTTGATGACAAAAGCCAAGCTATGTCACAATCATTAAACTTAAACTTAAAAAATACCGCTGTATTAAAAAGCACAACAAAAGAATCATCTAAAGAAGATGGTGAGGCTAGTTTAATTAATATATTTTTACTTGGATTTGTTGGTGGTTTACTAGCATTTTTAACTCCATGTGTTTTTCCAATGGTTCCTTTAACAGTATCTTTTTTCACAAAACATACTGAGAAAAAAGGAAAAGGAATTGGTAGTGCTGTATTATATGGGGCTTTTATAATGATAATTTATGGACTATTAAGTTTACCTTTCCACTATTTAGATACTTTAGACCCTGAAATTTTAAATAGTATTTCAACCAACATGTGGTTAAACTTATTTTTCTTTACAATATTAGTTTTCTTTGCTGGTTCTTTCTTCGGATTTTATGAATTATCATTACCTAGCTCTTGGAGTAATAAAGCTGATACAGCTTCAAACATTGGAGGTATTATCGGTATTTTCTTTATGGCTTTAACATTAGCTATTGTATCATTTTCATGTACAGGACCAATTTTAGGTTCTTTATTAGCAGGTTCTTTAGGAGCTGATGGTGGTGCAATGCAATTATCTGCAGGTATGATTGGTTTTGGACTTGCTTTAGCATTACCTTTTGCATTATTTGCAATGTTTCCTGGATGGTTAAATTCTTTACCTAAATCAGGAGGATGGTTAAATACTGTTAAAGTTGTTTTAGGATTTTTAGAATTAGCATTTGCTTTTAAATTTTTATCTAATGCTGATTTAGTTGGGCATTGGGATTTATTTAAAAGAGAAATATTTATTGGTATATGGGCAATAACAGCTTTATTAATGTCATTATATTTATTTGGTGTTATGGGTAAAAAATATGGTAAAATATCTTTCTTTAGAGTTTTATTAGGAGGAGCTTGTTTTGCTTTGTTTGTTTATTTAGCACCAGGAGTATTACCAAAACCTCTTTGGAATCAAAATAAATTATTAAGTGGATTTGCTCCACCTCAATTTCATAGTATCTATAAAAAAGATAACAAATGTCCTTTATCATTAAATTGCTTTAAAGATTTTGAAGAAGGTATTGCATATGCAAAATCGGTAAACAAACCTGTTTTATTAGATTTTACAGGTTGGGCGTGTGTAAACTGTCGTAAGATGGAAGAAAATATTTGGGTTAAACCTGAAATATATTCATTAATTAATGATGATTATGTATTAATTTCATTGTACGTAGATGACCATGAAAGACAATTACCTGAAGAAGAACAATTCGATTTTATTAAACCAAACGGTAAAGTAAAAAGAATTAGAACTTATGGTGATAAATGGGCTACTCTACAAGTTGCAAACTTTAAAACAGCATCTCAACCATTTTATGTATTAATGAGTCCTAAATTAGAATTATTAAATTCACCTCAACAATATTCTGACCATACAACTTATTATAACTGGTTAAAAACAGGATTAGATAATTTTAATAAAAACTAA
- a CDS encoding YifB family Mg chelatase-like AAA ATPase, whose translation MLIKTYGSAVFGIEATTITVEVNIDKGIGYHLVGLPDNAVRESSYRISAALNNNGYKLPGKKIIINMAPADIRKEGAAYDLSIAVGILAASKQIQAKNIDDYLIMGELSLDGSVQPIKGALLIAIKAHEEGYKNFILPKENAKEAAIVNDVNILGVSNIMEVINHLENKKLIEPTIVDTRAEFYKHMDFPEFDFSDVKGQESIKRCMEIAASGGHNIILIGPPGAGKTMLAKRLPSILPPMTLQEALETTKIHSVVGKVKNTGLQYSRPFRAPHHSCSDIALIGGGNSLPQPGEISLAHNGVLFLDELPEFKRGVLEVMRQPLEDREVTISRAKFTVNYPSSFMLVASMNPSPSGFFNDPDSPMTSSPAEMQRYLSKVSGPLLDRIDIHIEVTPVPFDKLSEEKKGEASVDIRNRVTKAREIQTTRFSTSDTVHYNAQMTVKQIREFCKLSNESNTLLKIAMEKLNLSARAYDRILKVSRTIADLDSSENIKSNHLTEAIQYRSLDREGWLG comes from the coding sequence ATGTTGATTAAAACTTATGGATCTGCTGTTTTTGGTATTGAAGCAACCACTATAACTGTAGAAGTAAATATTGATAAAGGTATCGGATATCACCTTGTTGGGTTACCAGATAATGCCGTTCGAGAAAGTTCCTATCGGATTTCTGCAGCGCTTAACAACAATGGCTATAAATTACCTGGAAAAAAAATCATTATAAACATGGCTCCTGCTGATATTCGTAAAGAAGGAGCTGCTTATGATTTATCAATTGCAGTTGGTATTCTGGCTGCTTCAAAACAAATTCAAGCAAAAAACATTGATGATTATCTAATTATGGGAGAACTTTCTTTAGATGGAAGTGTACAACCTATAAAAGGAGCTTTGCTTATCGCTATTAAAGCACATGAAGAAGGCTATAAAAATTTTATTCTGCCTAAAGAAAATGCCAAAGAAGCGGCTATTGTTAATGATGTAAATATATTGGGTGTATCTAATATTATGGAAGTTATCAATCATCTAGAAAACAAAAAACTCATTGAACCTACCATAGTTGATACACGAGCCGAGTTTTATAAACATATGGATTTTCCTGAATTTGATTTTTCAGATGTAAAAGGACAAGAAAGTATAAAACGCTGTATGGAAATTGCCGCTTCTGGCGGACACAATATTATTTTAATCGGTCCTCCTGGTGCAGGAAAAACAATGCTAGCCAAACGACTTCCTTCTATATTACCTCCTATGACTTTACAAGAAGCTTTAGAAACTACAAAAATACACTCTGTAGTTGGTAAAGTTAAAAATACAGGACTACAGTATAGCCGTCCTTTTAGAGCTCCACATCATAGTTGTTCAGACATTGCACTTATTGGCGGAGGAAATAGTTTACCACAACCTGGCGAAATTTCATTAGCTCATAATGGCGTTTTGTTTTTAGATGAATTACCCGAGTTTAAACGAGGTGTTTTAGAAGTTATGAGGCAACCTTTAGAAGATAGAGAAGTAACAATATCTAGAGCTAAATTTACCGTAAATTATCCAAGTAGTTTTATGCTTGTTGCTAGTATGAATCCTAGTCCTTCTGGTTTTTTTAACGACCCAGATTCTCCAATGACCTCATCTCCTGCCGAAATGCAACGCTATTTAAGTAAAGTTTCAGGTCCTTTACTTGATCGAATTGATATTCATATCGAAGTCACTCCTGTTCCTTTTGATAAATTATCCGAAGAAAAAAAAGGAGAAGCAAGTGTCGATATTAGAAATAGAGTTACAAAAGCTCGTGAAATTCAAACAACACGTTTTAGTACTTCTGATACTGTTCATTATAATGCACAAATGACTGTGAAACAAATTCGTGAATTTTGTAAACTATCAAATGAAAGTAATACGTTACTAAAAATCGCCATGGAAAAACTAAACCTTTCGGCAAGAGCTTATGATAGAATATTAAAAGTATCTCGTACTATTGCCGATTTAGATAGCTCTGAAAATATAAAATCTAATCATTTAACAGAAGCAATTCAGTACCGAAGTTTAGACCGTGAAGGTTGGTTAGGATAA
- a CDS encoding TlpA family protein disulfide reductase gives MKKILYLIAIAITMISCKKQQNDFVTFSGKIIDKNSDSIVLSNNQLKFKKVIKVNKNGEFKDTLNIKDNFYRLFDGKEVTTLYLKNGATINMTLDTKQFDETVTYTGIGANESNFLAKSALLEEVLFKNENLFKLSKEDFNIKISDYITQFNTRIKESKLDSTFITIQQEDIIGLEKYVNRTFADKLYLATELAKGMASPKFVDYENNKEGMTSLDDLKGKYVYLDIWATWCNPCKKEIPSLQKIEKQYHNKNIKFVSISVDNKKDHEAWKKMIVDKQLTGIQLFADNSWRSKFITGYVISSIPRFILIDPQGNIISSNAPKPSSPKLIELFKSLNL, from the coding sequence ATGAAAAAAATACTTTATTTAATAGCTATTGCTATCACGATGATTTCTTGTAAAAAACAACAAAATGATTTTGTTACCTTTTCAGGAAAAATTATTGATAAAAACTCAGATTCTATCGTACTTTCTAACAATCAATTAAAATTTAAGAAAGTAATTAAGGTTAATAAAAATGGTGAATTTAAAGACACTTTAAATATTAAAGATAATTTTTATCGATTATTTGATGGAAAAGAAGTAACAACATTATATTTAAAAAATGGTGCTACTATTAACATGACCCTAGATACTAAACAGTTTGATGAAACTGTTACTTATACAGGTATAGGAGCTAATGAAAGTAATTTTTTAGCTAAATCGGCATTATTGGAAGAAGTACTATTCAAAAATGAAAATTTATTTAAATTATCTAAAGAAGATTTTAACATAAAAATAAGTGATTATATTACTCAATTTAATACAAGAATAAAGGAATCTAAATTAGATTCTACTTTTATTACTATACAACAAGAAGATATTATAGGTTTAGAAAAATACGTAAATAGAACATTTGCTGATAAATTATATTTAGCTACAGAATTAGCTAAAGGTATGGCTTCTCCTAAATTTGTTGATTATGAAAATAATAAAGAAGGAATGACTTCTTTAGATGATTTAAAAGGTAAATATGTGTATTTAGATATATGGGCTACTTGGTGTAATCCTTGTAAAAAAGAAATTCCTTCTTTACAAAAGATAGAAAAACAATATCATAATAAAAATATTAAATTTGTAAGTATTTCTGTTGATAATAAAAAAGATCATGAGGCTTGGAAAAAAATGATAGTAGATAAACAATTAACTGGAATACAACTTTTTGCTGACAATAGCTGGAGATCTAAATTTATTACAGGTTATGTTATTAGTAGTATTCCTCGTTTTATTTTAATCGATCCACAAGGAAACATTATTAGTTCAAATGCTCCTAAACCTTCTAGTCCTAAACTAATTGAATTATTTAAATCTTTAAATCTTTAA
- a CDS encoding TlpA family protein disulfide reductase has product MKKIIYLMAIAITMISCKKQQNDFVTFSGKITNKNSKSITLSNPQLNFNRVIEVDENGAFNDTINLKDGFYRLSDGKEATALYLKNGATITMTLDTKEFNESITFTGEGSNESTFLAKNAVLQKAMFKDKNLFNLPKDKFDAKVKKFITDFNNRINENKLDSTFVAFQKQNITSLENYLNKTHTDKLYANTVLAKGAVSPKFINYENHKKGNTSLDDFKGKYVYIDLWATWCNPCKQEIPSLEKVEKQYHGKNIAFVSISVDNPKDYEKWKKMVTDKNLSGIQLYAKNDKTFSKAYKVNSIPRFILIDPNGNIVDSNAPRPSNPKLITLLESLNI; this is encoded by the coding sequence ATGAAAAAAATAATTTATTTAATGGCTATTGCCATAACGATGATCTCCTGTAAAAAACAACAAAATGATTTTGTTACTTTTTCTGGAAAAATCACTAATAAAAACTCTAAATCTATAACACTTTCTAATCCTCAATTAAACTTTAATAGAGTTATTGAAGTTGATGAAAATGGCGCATTTAATGATACTATAAATCTTAAAGATGGTTTTTATCGTCTTTCTGATGGAAAAGAAGCAACAGCATTATATTTAAAAAATGGTGCTACTATTACAATGACTCTTGATACAAAAGAGTTTAATGAATCTATCACTTTTACAGGTGAAGGATCAAATGAAAGTACCTTTTTAGCAAAAAATGCAGTATTACAAAAAGCAATGTTTAAAGACAAAAACTTGTTTAATTTACCTAAAGATAAGTTTGATGCAAAAGTAAAAAAATTTATTACTGACTTTAACAACAGAATAAACGAAAATAAGTTAGACTCTACTTTTGTTGCTTTTCAAAAACAAAATATTACATCTTTAGAAAACTATTTAAATAAAACACATACTGATAAATTATACGCAAATACTGTATTAGCTAAAGGAGCTGTATCACCTAAATTTATTAATTATGAAAATCATAAAAAAGGAAATACTTCTTTAGATGATTTTAAAGGAAAATATGTTTATATCGATTTATGGGCTACTTGGTGTAATCCTTGTAAACAAGAAATTCCTTCTTTAGAAAAAGTTGAAAAACAATATCATGGTAAAAATATTGCCTTTGTAAGTATTTCTGTTGATAATCCTAAGGATTATGAAAAATGGAAAAAAATGGTTACTGATAAAAACTTAAGCGGAATTCAATTATATGCTAAAAATGATAAGACTTTTTCTAAAGCTTATAAAGTAAATAGTATTCCTCGTTTTATTTTAATTGACCCGAATGGTAATATTGTTGACTCAAATGCTCCTAGACCTTCTAATCCAAAATTAATTACTTTATTAGAGTCTTTAAATATTTAA
- the ahcY gene encoding adenosylhomocysteinase translates to MSTKTAAYVPFKVKDISLADWGRKEIRLAEAEMPGLMSLREEYKNEQPLKGARIAGCLHMTIQTAVLIETLQALGAEVTWSSCNIFSTQDQAAAAIAAAGTPVYAWKDMTEEEFDWCIEQTLFFGEDKKPLNLILDDGGDLTNMVLDRYPELAAGINGLSEETTTGVHRLYDRVKAGTLPMPAINVNDSVTKSKFDNKYGCKESAVDAIRRATDIMLAGKRVTVCGYGDVGKGTAASFKGAGSIVTVTEIDPICALQAAMDGFEVKRLETVVGNSDIIITTTGNKDIIQGRHFEAMKDKVIVCNIGHFDNEIDMAWLNANHGNTKDTIKPQVDKYNIAGNDIILLAEGRLVNLGCATGHPSFVMSNSFTNQTLAQIELWTNRAAYENEVYMLPKHLDEKVANLHLAKIGVELTELREDQASYIGVTVQGPFKPEHYRY, encoded by the coding sequence ATGAGCACAAAAACCGCTGCATACGTTCCTTTTAAAGTAAAAGATATTTCTTTAGCTGATTGGGGAAGAAAAGAAATTAGATTGGCAGAAGCTGAAATGCCAGGATTAATGAGTTTACGTGAAGAATATAAAAACGAACAACCATTAAAAGGCGCAAGAATTGCAGGGTGTTTACACATGACAATTCAAACTGCGGTTTTAATTGAAACTTTACAAGCTTTAGGTGCTGAGGTAACTTGGAGTTCTTGTAATATTTTTTCTACACAAGACCAAGCTGCTGCTGCAATTGCTGCTGCAGGAACACCTGTGTATGCTTGGAAAGATATGACAGAAGAAGAATTTGACTGGTGTATCGAACAAACATTATTTTTTGGAGAAGATAAAAAACCATTAAACTTAATTTTAGATGATGGTGGAGATTTAACAAACATGGTTTTAGATCGTTACCCAGAATTAGCTGCTGGAATTAACGGATTATCTGAAGAAACTACTACAGGAGTTCACCGTTTATACGATAGAGTAAAAGCAGGAACTTTACCAATGCCAGCAATTAACGTAAACGATTCTGTAACAAAATCTAAATTTGATAACAAATACGGATGTAAAGAATCTGCAGTTGATGCAATTCGTCGTGCAACTGATATTATGTTAGCAGGAAAACGTGTAACTGTTTGTGGTTATGGTGATGTAGGTAAAGGTACAGCCGCTTCTTTTAAAGGTGCTGGTTCTATTGTTACTGTTACTGAAATCGATCCTATTTGTGCGTTACAAGCGGCAATGGACGGTTTTGAAGTTAAGCGTTTAGAAACTGTTGTTGGTAATTCTGATATCATTATTACAACTACTGGAAACAAAGATATTATTCAAGGTCGTCATTTTGAGGCTATGAAAGATAAAGTTATTGTATGTAACATCGGTCACTTCGATAACGAAATTGACATGGCTTGGTTAAATGCAAACCACGGAAATACAAAAGATACTATCAAACCTCAGGTTGATAAATACAATATTGCAGGAAACGATATTATTTTATTAGCAGAAGGACGTTTAGTAAACTTAGGATGTGCAACAGGTCACCCAAGTTTTGTAATGAGTAATTCATTTACAAACCAAACTTTAGCACAAATCGAACTTTGGACAAACAGAGCTGCTTACGAGAATGAAGTTTATATGTTACCAAAGCATTTAGATGAAAAAGTAGCAAACTTACACTTAGCTAAAATAGGCGTAGAGCTTACTGAATTACGTGAAGACCAAGCATCATATATTGGTGTAACTGTTCAAGGTCCATTTAAGCCAGAGCATTACAGATACTAA
- a CDS encoding 4'-phosphopantetheinyl transferase family protein: protein MPVHKTITVNQTTKVLIWKIEESFDELSENITLNKRSTDRLGSMKSDLHRKGFLSVRQLLKEVNYTDDDLIYDEFGKPHLKDGKFISITHSFTFSAIIISDDKPVGIDIEKQRDKILKIAHKFTPIEQYKSIANHDALISKLTIVWGAKESLYKIYGKKKLLFLNNIYIDDFSFETNKTLGKILYEGVTDEYKIHFLETEGFTCVYAQ from the coding sequence ATGCCTGTTCACAAAACAATAACAGTAAACCAAACCACTAAAGTATTGATTTGGAAGATTGAAGAATCTTTTGATGAATTATCTGAAAATATTACACTTAACAAACGAAGTACTGATCGCCTTGGCAGTATGAAATCTGACTTACATCGTAAAGGTTTTTTAAGCGTTCGACAGTTATTAAAAGAAGTTAATTATACTGATGATGACTTAATTTATGATGAATTTGGAAAGCCTCATTTAAAAGATGGAAAATTTATTTCGATAACACATTCCTTTACTTTTTCCGCTATTATTATTTCTGATGATAAACCTGTTGGAATCGATATTGAAAAACAACGTGATAAAATTTTAAAAATCGCCCATAAATTTACGCCTATTGAACAATATAAATCAATAGCAAATCATGATGCTTTAATTAGTAAATTAACCATTGTTTGGGGAGCTAAAGAAAGTTTATATAAAATATATGGTAAGAAAAAACTACTATTTTTAAACAACATTTATATTGATGATTTCTCTTTTGAAACCAATAAAACTTTAGGGAAAATTTTATACGAAGGTGTTACTGATGAATATAAAATCCACTTTTTAGAAACCGAAGGGTTTACGTGTGTCTATGCACAATAA
- the pnuC gene encoding nicotinamide riboside transporter PnuC → MNQVFNYLFSQYATYDTLDIWLEIIAVIFGFLSVWYSKKNKIWVFPTGMVSTLIFVYLLLKWQLLGDMMINAYYFIMSVYGWYIWTRNVDDTNVTPISRTTSKEKKTSVFIFIATLIFVYAVYSYFDKWNSWTAYVDTFTTAIFFVGMWLMAKRKIENWIYWIIGDIISVPLYLYKGFTFTSFQYLIFTFIAVSGYLAWKKTLNNKKAIL, encoded by the coding sequence ATGAACCAAGTTTTTAATTATCTTTTTAGCCAATACGCTACCTACGATACTTTAGATATTTGGTTAGAAATTATTGCCGTTATTTTCGGGTTTTTATCTGTTTGGTATTCCAAAAAAAATAAAATTTGGGTGTTTCCTACAGGTATGGTTAGCACCCTTATTTTTGTGTATTTACTTTTAAAATGGCAATTATTAGGTGATATGATGATTAACGCATATTACTTTATAATGAGTGTTTACGGTTGGTATATTTGGACTAGAAATGTTGACGATACAAATGTTACTCCTATTTCGAGAACAACATCAAAAGAAAAGAAAACCAGTGTTTTTATATTTATAGCAACATTGATTTTTGTGTACGCTGTATATTCTTATTTTGATAAATGGAATAGTTGGACTGCTTATGTCGATACCTTTACAACAGCAATTTTCTTTGTCGGAATGTGGCTGATGGCAAAACGAAAAATTGAAAATTGGATTTATTGGATTATTGGCGATATTATTTCTGTACCGCTTTATCTTTATAAAGGATTTACATTTACCTCTTTTCAATATTTAATATTTACCTTTATTGCCGTTAGCGGTTATTTAGCATGGAAAAAAACCTTAAACAACAAAAAAGCAATCTTGTAA
- a CDS encoding ATP-binding protein, producing the protein MEKNLKQQKSNLVKVVLFGPESTGKTTLSGQLARYYNTVWAPEFARKYLQDKWNNERKICEQKDIIPIAEGQIKLENDLAKKADKVLICDTDLLETKVYSEEYYGGFVDSNLDKAAIENSYDIYFLTYIDTPWEADDLRDKPGERLEMFKAFENTLIKYKRPYVLLKGDKETRLKKAVEIIDILLSKKENLYSFSKTLSQDDIQSMLKNINVNDYTL; encoded by the coding sequence ATGGAAAAAAACCTTAAACAACAAAAAAGCAATCTTGTAAAGGTTGTTTTATTTGGTCCTGAATCAACTGGAAAAACAACTCTTTCTGGGCAATTAGCTCGATATTATAATACTGTTTGGGCTCCAGAATTTGCACGTAAATATTTACAAGATAAATGGAATAATGAACGCAAAATTTGCGAACAAAAAGATATTATTCCTATTGCTGAAGGTCAAATTAAGTTAGAAAACGATTTAGCTAAAAAAGCAGATAAAGTATTAATTTGCGATACCGATTTACTAGAAACAAAAGTATATTCAGAAGAATATTACGGTGGTTTTGTTGATAGCAATTTAGACAAAGCTGCTATTGAAAATTCTTACGACATTTATTTTTTAACGTATATTGATACTCCTTGGGAAGCCGATGATTTACGTGATAAACCTGGCGAACGTTTAGAAATGTTTAAAGCTTTTGAAAATACATTGATAAAATACAAGCGTCCGTATGTTTTATTAAAAGGAGATAAAGAAACTCGTCTTAAAAAAGCTGTTGAAATAATTGATATACTACTTTCTAAAAAGGAAAATTTGTATTCTTTTTCTAAAACATTAAGTCAGGATGATATTCAATCAATGCTTAAAAACATTAATGTAAACGACTACACGCTATAA
- the arfB gene encoding alternative ribosome rescue aminoacyl-tRNA hydrolase ArfB produces MNIPELIKELNFKATRSSGAGGQRVNKVSSKIELTFDVSKSNELSENQKEILLKKLASRLTKEQVLILFSDETRSQHRNKELAIKRFLFIIKEGLKRPKIRRITKPSRNSVLKKSVNKKRQALKKSLRKKPNLD; encoded by the coding sequence ATGAATATACCAGAACTTATTAAAGAATTAAATTTTAAAGCAACAAGAAGTTCTGGTGCTGGCGGACAACGTGTAAATAAAGTATCTTCTAAAATTGAATTGACTTTTGATGTCTCTAAATCTAATGAATTATCAGAAAATCAAAAAGAAATACTTTTAAAAAAATTAGCTTCTCGATTAACCAAAGAACAAGTTTTAATTCTTTTTTCTGATGAAACTCGGTCGCAACACAGAAATAAAGAATTAGCTATTAAGCGTTTTTTATTTATCATTAAAGAAGGTTTAAAAAGACCAAAAATTAGACGTATAACCAAACCAAGTAGAAATTCTGTACTTAAAAAATCGGTAAACAAAAAGCGTCAAGCTTTAAAAAAATCACTTCGAAAAAAACCTAATTTAGATTAA